From Lagopus muta isolate bLagMut1 chromosome 15, bLagMut1 primary, whole genome shotgun sequence, the proteins below share one genomic window:
- the HAPSTR1 gene encoding telomere attrition and p53 response 1 protein has product MEDKKEEGEAEIQEHGPEHWFSKWERQCLAEAEQEEALAPELQDEAAAQPEHKQQKLWHLFQNSATAVAQLYKDRVCQQPGLSLWVPFQNAATAVTNLYKESVDAHQRSFDVGIQIGYQRRNKDVLAWVKKRRRTIRREDLISFLCGKVPPPRNSRAPPRLTVVSPNRATSTETSSSVETDLQPFREAIALHGLSGAMASISVRSSTPGSPTHVSSGSNASRRRNGLHDVDLNTFISEEMALHLDNGGTRKRTSAQCGDVITDSPTHKRNRMI; this is encoded by the exons ATGGAGGacaagaaggaggaaggagaggcgGAGATCCAGGAGCACGGGCCCGAGCACTGGTTCAGCAAGTGGGAGCGGCAGTGTCTCGCCGAGGCCGAGCAGGAGGAGGCGCTGGCGCCGGAGCTGCAGGACGAGGCGGCGGCGCAGCCCgagcacaagcagcagaaacTGTGGCACCTCTTCCAGAACTCGGCCACCGCCGTGGCCCAGCTGTACAAGG aCCGGGTGTGCCAGCAGCCGGGGCTCTCCCTTTGGGTCCCTTTCCAGAACGCGGCCACTGCGGTCACCAACCTCTACAAAG AAAGTGTGGATGCCCATCAGAGAAGCTTTGATGTAGGAATTCAGATTGGCTATCAACGTCGGAACAAGGATGTGTTAGCTTGGGTTAAAAAACGCAGAAGAACTATTCGTAGAGAAGACTTGATCAGCTTCCTATGTGGAAAAGTTCCTCCTCCAAGAAATTCTAGAGCTCCTCCAAGACTGACTGTAGTATCCCCTAACCGAGCTACTTCAACAGAAACTAGCTCATCTGTAGAGACTGATTTGCAACCCTTCCGTGAAGCCATAGCTCTGCATG GTCTTAGTGGTGCAATGGCTAGTATAAGTGTTCGCTCGAGTACCCCAGGCTCTCCTACTCACGTGAGCAGTGGTTCCAATGCTAGTCGAAGGAGAAACGGACTTCATGATGTTGATTTGAACACTTTCATATCAGAAGAAATGGCACTCCACTTGGACAATGGTGGAACTAGAAAGCGTACCTCAGCCCAGTGTGGCGATGTCATTACAGACTCACCAACTCATAAACGCAACAGAATGATCTAA